The proteins below come from a single Corylus avellana chromosome ca3, CavTom2PMs-1.0 genomic window:
- the LOC132176031 gene encoding uncharacterized protein LOC132176031 — MEEAQKHKEIQYEKPKSLVWDCGSTLYDSFELNSFKRQLDSAICSRTQSMPHLPNRRAAPPPPPQPPTKKSSRISRSLHKLLRSMFKPKPTSTAVLRVQEQSKDGFYIVYDKSEALTTIPEVPEIDFTGISPEISSLVRRSTSERFTATSIGISCA; from the coding sequence ATGGAAGAAGCtcaaaaacacaaagaaatccAATATGAAAAACCCAAGTCCCTTGTATGGGATTGTGGGAGCACACTATACGACTCGTTTGAGCTCAACTCGTTTAAACGTCAACTTGACTCAGCAATATGCTCTAGAACCCAATCCATGCCGCATTTACCCAACCGCCGTGCAGCTCCACCTCCTCCGCCACAGCCACCGACCAAAAAATCGTCGAGGATCTCTCGGTCACTTCACAAGCTCCTCCGGTCCATGTTCAAGCCGAAACCAACTTCTACCGCCGTGCTTCGAGTGCAAGAGCAATCCAAGGATGGGTTTTACATCGTTTACGACAAGTCTGAGGCTCTTACCACAATCCCAGAAGTTCCTGAGATTGATTTTACTGGGATTTCCCCGGAGATCAGCTCCTTGGTAAGAAGGTCAACCTCAGAGCGGTTTACAGCCACTTCTATTGGTATTTCATGTGCTTAG
- the LOC132175794 gene encoding uncharacterized protein At2g39795, mitochondrial-like isoform X1 encodes MRGKFGDAESIKIEATMFDGCEPVPKLGDDSSGEDMRLHLSLLVDISRDDGGDELEFLCSAWPDLLEVQKVYMLRRDGMLARPYMGPDFRKLDAKIQKALKKYLEARGINHELSVFLHEYMMNKDRTELIQWFGDVETFCGKIEKCILFYCMCEISSPSLLF; translated from the exons ATGAGAGGGAAATTTGGAGATGCTGAGAGTATCAAAATAGAGGCCACTATGTTTGATGGGTGCGAACCTGTTCCTAAGCTTGGAGATGACAGCTCTGGGGAAGATATGCGCCTTCACCTTAGCTTGCTTGTTGATATCTCCAGGGACGATGGCGGTGATGAATTGGAGTTTTTGTGCTCCGCTTGGCCGGATTTGTTGGAGGTTCAGAAAGTTTATATGCTTAGGCGCGATGGAATGCTGGCTAGGCCTTACATGGGACCTGATTTTAG GAAATTGGATGCTAAGATTCAGAAGGCACTAAAGAAGTACTTAGAGGCAAGGGGGATAAACCATGAACTCTCTGTTTTCTTGCATGAATATATGATGAACAAGGATAGAACTGAACTTATCCAATGGTTCGGAGATGTCGAGACATTTTgtggaaaaatagaaaagtgtATTCTTTTTTACTGCATGTGTGAGATTTCATCGCCaagtttgttattttaa
- the LOC132175794 gene encoding uncharacterized protein LOC132175794 isoform X2, with translation MRGKFGDAESIKIEATMFDGCEPVPKLGDDSSGEDMRLHLSLLVDISRDDGGDELEFLCSAWPDLLEVQKVYMLRRDGMLARPYMGPDFRKLDAKIQKALKKYLERMETDWGKWGMEFWCKCEANRVSKIFCEEKFGALHEFLVKELFNE, from the exons ATGAGAGGGAAATTTGGAGATGCTGAGAGTATCAAAATAGAGGCCACTATGTTTGATGGGTGCGAACCTGTTCCTAAGCTTGGAGATGACAGCTCTGGGGAAGATATGCGCCTTCACCTTAGCTTGCTTGTTGATATCTCCAGGGACGATGGCGGTGATGAATTGGAGTTTTTGTGCTCCGCTTGGCCGGATTTGTTGGAGGTTCAGAAAGTTTATATGCTTAGGCGCGATGGAATGCTGGCTAGGCCTTACATGGGACCTGATTTTAG GAAATTGGATGCTAAGATTCAGAAGGCACTAAAGAAGTACTTAGAG CGAATGGAAACAGACTGGGGGAAATGGGGTATGGAATTTTGGTGCAAATGTGAAGCCAACCGTGTCAGCAAAATCTTTTGTGAGGAAAAATTTGGAGCCCTTCATGAATTCCTTGTCAAGGAACTCTTCAACGAGTGA